The nucleotide sequence GGTACTTTTAATTGAGTATCTGTAAATTCAACCTCGATGCTATCCGCCATCGTTGAAGATTGCTCGAGCATTACTTCAACATTACCTTTAATTTCACCACCGCTAGTGTTTAAGCTGAAACCACTGTCTTTAAGGCGCTGATTGACTTGCTCAAGAGCAGTATATTGGGCTAAATGGTTCACGCTCACAGTAAAGTGATTTGCTTGATAACCCCATGTAGCAAGCCATGCTGCATATTCACTTTCTTTAAGTAAGGTTTTGTATTCTTGTGAGCTTAACTCCCACGTGCGTCCAGAGTAGAGAAATTCATTAGAGCTAATAAGATTACTATCGATATCAGCAACAATTCGATTAATGATTATTTGCGCTTCAGTTGAAAGCTTCTCGACCATTAATTCACTAATAAACACTTTTGGTAGTTCTGGATTGCTATGTTCAAAGTGTTTTGCATCAAGTTTTTTTAGTTCAAAATGATATTGCCCACACTCTTTGTAACCAAGCTCAATTAAATGTTCAGCTAATGATTCAAGATTAACTTTTGCAATGTTAAAGGTGCGAAATGCCACATGGTCATTGATCAAATCGTCGCCGCTAGAAAGCAGTTGATGGATTTTGTCCGCCGATGGCGTCACGCTTAGATATTGTTGCCAAATATTTTTAAATAGTGCTTCAACATTTAGACTCATAAGTCCCCCAAAATAGTTGTATATAAATAAAGTTTAAATAGTTTTAGGGTGAAGATATTAGGCAGGGTGCTGGTTATTTAAAAACGTTTGAAATAAAACATCAATTGGATAAATAAACCGGCGAAGATATACCTTACCTTCGCCCGGTAAATTATAAGTTGTCGATTACCTTAAAGAAATCAGGACGAAAGCCTGAGATAAGTAATTTGTACGACAAAGAAAGCATTAGATAGTTAGGCCTGGGCTTAAGTTTTCAGGTAACTGAACTTTGTCTGACTCAACAGACGCTACTGGGAATGCACAGTAGTCTGCTGCATAAAAAGCACTAGCTCTATGATTACCGCTATCACCTATGCCACCAAATGGTGCGGCACTGCTTGCGCCGGTAATAGGTTTGTTCCAGTTCACGATGCCTGCACGGATGCGTTTGAAAAAGTGTTGGTAATGTTCTTCGCTGTCACTTAAAAGTCCTGCAGATAAACCAAAACGAGTATTGTTTGCTTCAATGATGGCACTGTCAAAATCATCATAACGATACACTTTAACAAGTGGGCCAAAATGCTCTTCATCGATGATATTTTCAACATTGGTTACATCAACAATACCTGGGCTTACAAAGCCAGTACCGGATTCCAAATGTGCCATAGCGACAAGAGACTTTGCACCTTGAGCTATTAATTGTTGCTCCGCCGCTATCATACCAAGAGCTGCTCGCTCGGAAATCATGGAACCAATAAAAGGTTGCTCTTCTGCATCGTACATACCAATTTTAATTGCTTTGGTCGCACTAATAAGTTTTTCAATAATTGCATCGCCTTGACTACCATTTTCAATAAACAATCGACGAGCGCAAGTACAACGTTGGCCTGCCGAAATAAATGCTGATTGAATTATATCGTGAACAACGGCATCAATATCAGAAACATTTTTGACGATTAATGGATTATTGCCACCCATCTCCAATGCTAATATTTTGCCTGGTTGTCCAGAAAACTGTTGATGCAATAATTTACCAGTAGTTGAGCTACCAGTGAAAAATAGGCCATCTATGCCAGGGTGATTCGCTAGTGAAATACCAGTGTCCACCTCACCTTGAACCATGTTTATCACGCCTTCAGGCAACCCTGCTTGTTGCCAAAGCTTCATCGTAAGCTCAGCAACCATAGGTGTTAATTCTGATGGCTTAAATACGATAGTATTACCTGCAATTAGTGCGGGTACGATATGGCCATTTGGTAAATGACCAGGGAAGTTATACGGTCCAAACACGGCAACTACGCCATGAGGCTTATGGCGAATAAATGCTTTTGCGCCAGGCATTGCATTTTCAACTGTACCTGTTCGTTCGTTGTAAGCTTTGATTGAAATGTTAATTTTACCAACCATTGCACCAGCTTCAGTTCTTGTTTCCCAAAGTGGCTTTCCGGTTTCTTCAGCAATTGCTAATGCCATTTGCTCTTTATTTTCGGTAAGAACTTCCATAAAACGATTAACGACTTCTATACGTTGCTCTACCGTTTGAAAACCCCAACTTTCAAAGGCATCACGCGCACTGTTTATCGCGTCATTTACCTGTGTAGCTGAGGCTGCATTGCCTTCCCATAACACTGTGTTTTTTGCTGGGTTTAACGAGGCCATTTCTTTGCCTTCGCCAACTAACCATTGACCATTTATAAATTGTACTGAGTTTGTCATTATTACCTCTGCTGCGGCGGCAATTAACTTGCCGCGACTCTTAGCATATCGCCGTTGCTTACTTTTAAAGCATCCGCGCATTCTTGATTGATGGTGATCGTTTGTTGCTCTATATCAATATCAGCGGTCGTTTGTGCTGCTCTAAAATCAACTATTCGAGTATTAGCGAGCATGTGCTTGTGTTTCGATGTGACTTCACCAATATTTACTGTTAAACGAGAAGAGTTTTGTATTGTACGTATTGAGTTTAATTCACATTCAACTGTTGGGCCGCCATCAAAAATATCAACATAGCCACGATTTACAAAACCTTCAGACTGAAGCAGTCGTAAAGCCGGTAAAGTTTTGTCGTGCACTTGACCAATAACTTCTTGTGCCGCTTGGCTAAGTAAATTTACATAGATTGGATATTTAGGCATTAATTCGGCAATAAATTCTTTTTTACCTATACCTGTTAAGTAGTCTGCTGTCGGAAAGTCCATTGAAAAGAAATGTTCTTCTAACCATTCCCAAAATGGAGAACTACCATTGTCGTCAGAGACACCACGCATTTCGGCGATCACTGTGTTGTTAAAACGTTGTTGTTGTTCTGCCATAAATAAGAAACGGACTTTCGATAAAAAGCGACCGTTGTTATTTACTCGGTAGTTATCACGTAAATAAAGAGTACATAACTCAGTTGCACCGGTGTAATCATTATTCAATGATAATATTTCAACGGTGTTATAGATGTTAAGTTCACGTGATGAATGAACAACTTTACCTAAATGATAATGATAAAAAGCATCGTGCAGACCTACAGCTGATTCAATACCTGTGGTACCGATCACTGTGCCTGTTGACGTA is from Thalassotalea crassostreae and encodes:
- the astD gene encoding succinylglutamate-semialdehyde dehydrogenase; this encodes MTNSVQFINGQWLVGEGKEMASLNPAKNTVLWEGNAASATQVNDAINSARDAFESWGFQTVEQRIEVVNRFMEVLTENKEQMALAIAEETGKPLWETRTEAGAMVGKINISIKAYNERTGTVENAMPGAKAFIRHKPHGVVAVFGPYNFPGHLPNGHIVPALIAGNTIVFKPSELTPMVAELTMKLWQQAGLPEGVINMVQGEVDTGISLANHPGIDGLFFTGSSTTGKLLHQQFSGQPGKILALEMGGNNPLIVKNVSDIDAVVHDIIQSAFISAGQRCTCARRLFIENGSQGDAIIEKLISATKAIKIGMYDAEEQPFIGSMISERAALGMIAAEQQLIAQGAKSLVAMAHLESGTGFVSPGIVDVTNVENIIDEEHFGPLVKVYRYDDFDSAIIEANNTRFGLSAGLLSDSEEHYQHFFKRIRAGIVNWNKPITGASSAAPFGGIGDSGNHRASAFYAADYCAFPVASVESDKVQLPENLSPGLTI
- the astA gene encoding arginine N-succinyltransferase; protein product: MIIIRPIRSSDYDALHQIAIESGHGFTSLPVNEEQLINRINRATQAVHKSDEGCGDEGYLFVMEDTSTGTVIGTTGIESAVGLHDAFYHYHLGKVVHSSRELNIYNTVEILSLNNDYTGATELCTLYLRDNYRVNNNGRFLSKVRFLFMAEQQQRFNNTVIAEMRGVSDDNGSSPFWEWLEEHFFSMDFPTADYLTGIGKKEFIAELMPKYPIYVNLLSQAAQEVIGQVHDKTLPALRLLQSEGFVNRGYVDIFDGGPTVECELNSIRTIQNSSRLTVNIGEVTSKHKHMLANTRIVDFRAAQTTADIDIEQQTITINQECADALKVSNGDMLRVAAS
- a CDS encoding DUF1338 domain-containing protein, whose amino-acid sequence is MSLNVEALFKNIWQQYLSVTPSADKIHQLLSSGDDLINDHVAFRTFNIAKVNLESLAEHLIELGYKECGQYHFELKKLDAKHFEHSNPELPKVFISELMVEKLSTEAQIIINRIVADIDSNLISSNEFLYSGRTWELSSQEYKTLLKESEYAAWLATWGYQANHFTVSVNHLAQYTALEQVNQRLKDSGFSLNTSGGEIKGNVEVMLEQSSTMADSIEVEFTDTQLKVPSCFYEFAKRHPKPCGNLYTGFVAASADKIFESTNQQ